A stretch of DNA from Orcinus orca chromosome 3, mOrcOrc1.1, whole genome shotgun sequence:
GCTTGGTAGGCTGTGGTGAGGACTGTTTTATTCTGAACGCAGCGTGAACCTgtagagggttttgagcagaggagtgacgtTTTCTGACTTAGCTTTTATAAGCTCCCTCCAGCTGCTGAGGGGCATGGAAGGGGGAGTCGGGGATGGAAAGCAGGGAGACCGACCAACAAGGAGGCTATTGGcataatccaggcaagagatgatggtgcccaaatgtccatcagctgacaATGGATAAAATAACTGGTATCGCAGTACAAAGGAATATTATCCAACCATGAAAAGGAATTATGTACTGATACACGGCTACAATGTAGACGAATCTTGAAAACatgtgagtgaaagaagtcaaaccATCACGTGTTGTATAATTCCATTACATGAagtgtccaaaataggcaaattcgtaagaagaaaatagattagtggttgccaaagggaGTTGGTGGCATAGGATGGTAGCTAAAGGATGTCGTCTTTTTGAGGAAATGTGTGCTAAAGCTGATAGTGGCAGGGATTGCGCATCTATATGACTGTACAagaaaccattgaattgtacctTTTAATTGGTGCCTTGTATGGCATGTGAGTATCTCCATAAAGCTATTCTAATCTAAAAAGAAAGATGGCAGCCTGAGACTGGCAAGGTAGCAGGGGTGAGAAGTGGTCTGATTGACCTGGCAGGATTTGTTGGCTGATagaacagggagagagagagggaaaagacaACAGTTTAGAGAATGGAATTGCCTTTTTTGAGATGGGGGAAACAGGGCTCAATTCCCAGGGGGAGAGGTGAAAGAGGCAGCTAGGTAACTGAGTATGGAGTCTGTGTCTCCATAGAGACACAGTTTGGGAGGCTGCACAGAGGTGGTTAAAGCGCCGGGGCTGATGGTCACAGAGAATGAGTGGCAGAAGGGCCAGAAATTGGGCCCGGGACGCTCAGCATCCAGCTCAGGAAGAAGAGGGACTGCTTTAGTACTTCCAGCCCCTAGTCTGGAGGCTGGGTTGCAGCAGGGAGGAGTAAGGCAGTATTTTCATGTTTGGGTCCCTTGCAGCCTGCACCCAGTAGGCGCTCTGTATGTATTGGATTAAACGAAGCCAGGCGGTGAGCGTGCTTTTTATTaattccatttaccatctcaGCTGTATTCTTATTGGCTCTGGGCCCAACGGGAGGTCTTTCCATGAGAGCACTTAATTGTTCCCCTGTGCAGACCACAAATAGCAGGAGTAGCTGGGCCTGGGCAGACACTGCTTCCTCACAAGCTCCTGTCTCTCCAGCATCCTGGCAGCCACATATCCAGGTCGGGAGtgggaaagcggggtgggggtggggtccttGGGGAGTGAAGGGGAGGGGACTCCTTGAAGCTAGCTGGTCTGAGGCCTTGACCTTGATGCTGAGAAGGAGGCATTTGTGCAGAGACCTGGAAGCAGTGCAGCAGTGTGttcccaggggtgggggtgggcggccTGAGCTGGAGTAGGGGCTCGATGAGTATCAGCAGCCCGATAAAGCTGGGGGTGGTTTGAAAGGGGTGGCGTGGagtgaggtgggcaggggccagtGGGGAGGGTTGCGGGCGGAGAGGAACTGGGGGTTCGCTTAGAGCAGTGGGAAGCCCTTGGAGGCGGAGGGTGTGGGTGCACGTGTGGGCGTCGCTGGCAGGGCGCAGGGAGAGGTGAGGTGGCTTGGCGGGGCATGGTGGAGATGTGGCCACAACAGGCAGAAGCTGGGAGGTGCTGCACACATGGAGTGGTGGGACCTGCTGTTGTTGTCAGTGTCGGGCGTGAGCTAAAGAGGGGTCGGAGAACGATGTCCGGTCTTGACTTCAGTGGCTGGGTGGCTTTCTGTGCCAGCTCACAAGAGCTGACGCCAGCACCTCGCCCCTCTCGGACCTGTGTCAACAGCCTGCAGCTTCTGTGCAGCCATCTCCCTCTTCTCCCACGCTGGGTGGGTTTACCTGCATGCATCAGTCACCTTAGTTGCTTCCCtcagcccttccctccctcctctgttctCAGCACCATGGCGGAACAGGATGTGGAAAACGAGCTTCTGGATTATGAGGAAGATGAAGAGCCCCAGGCTCCTCCAGAGAGCGCTCCAACTGCTCCCAAGAAAGATGTCAAGGGTTCTTACGTTTCCATCCACAGCTCTGGCTTCCGGGACTTTCTGCTGAAGCCTGAGCTCCTGAGGGCCATAGTGGACTGTGGCTTCGAGCATCCATCCGAGGGTATGCCTCCCTGGTCCTTCCCGCCGAGGCCTGCCTCTGACCGCCTCAGTGTGGTCCCCTCAGCCACCCGGTGAGGGGCCTGCACAGAGGGAACATCTGGTTTCTGATAGCTCATATGCTCTCTCCCCCTCAGTCCAGCACGAGTGTATTCCACAAGCCATCCTGGGCATGGACATCCTGTGCCAGGCCAAGTCAGGGATGGGCAAGACAGCGGTTTTTGTGTTGGCCACCCTGCAGCAGATTGAGCCCGTCAACGGACAGGTGGGTGGGAACCCTCCTTCCTAGGCCCAAGCTACCTGAGGCAGCAGGAGTCATggctcctctttttaaaaatccctgttCCTGCATCCTCTTTctggacttttaaaattaaacacagtACTCAGTTGTAACAAAATCGCCCCAAAGACGACAAGCcaagagaaaaaactaaaaagtgcCCACAATTTGGCCATCCAGCAAGACGGCTGCTCGTTCCATATGTGCTCTTCTAGATCGTACACGCTTACGAAGGTGGGCTTACACTGAATACGGTTTTGTTCCTGTTGTTATTGCTGACAGGCCATAGCTGTACTTCTCATGTCGTGAACATTGTAGTCCCCTGTTTTGGGGGATAATTGAGGTGCATGCTGGTGTTCATTCTTGACATGCTGGGGCACACATCCTTGGGCTGCGTATAGGTGCATGGGCCCTTGTTACCCACCTTAGGCTGGATGGTCAAGGAGAGGAGGATTTTGTTCAAGGCCATGGTGTGGTCTCAGTGCTTGGTGTTGTGGGCCAAGAGGCAGGGGCAGCCTTCCCCTTGGTGGTCACAGGCCAGCCCGAGGGCAGGCTCAGGAAGCTGTTAGCGTGGGGCGTGTCACCAGCTAGGCTGGATCTAACTCTTACTGAGGCCTCAGTGCAGGACCTGGCGTAGGGAGTCACAGCTGCGTAGCTGTGAGAAGACACAGAGAATGAGCGGGCTGTGAGAAGATGGAGGCATCTGGACTGCGCCTTCCAATGGCCCAAGGGCTGGGGGCCGCCAAGGGATGAGCACCGGCGTGGGCTCTGGCCGGGGGGGGACTTAGGGGACTGTCTTGAGTGTCTCTCCCTGACCGGCCCCACAGGTGACGGTCCTGGTTATGTGCCACACTCGAGAGCTGGCCTTCCAGATCAGCAAGGAGTATGAGCGCTTCTCCAAATACATGCCCAGCGTCAAGGTGAGCCCCTCAGGCCAGGTTGGGTGCCATGTGGTCCTCTGCAGCCTTGCTGGCCTCGGCTCTAGCCCAGCCAGCATTAACCAGGCTTGGCTGCAGCGGCTGCCTTTGAGGTTTGTGGTGGTTTCTGCTCCTTAAAAGCTTGATGAATTATGCATGGCCCCCAGAGGCCTGTGCCGGTCCCAGCCCTGGGGCTGCTTTTCGGTGAAGCTGGGGCCAGACTCAGGCCTCCACTGTCTCCAGGCACCAGGCCTGCTGGGGGGCTGCTGGCGGGCTGTTAGCTGAGTGGCCATAGGCACGGAGTGGGGGGGTGAGCTTTCGGCCGCCAGATGGTGAAAGGAGCTTTCCGCCTGCATAGGTGTCTGTGTTCTTCGGGGGCCTGTCCATCAAGAAGGACGAGGAGGTGTTGAAGAAGAACTGTCCCCATGTCGTGGTGGGGACGCCGGGCCGGATCCTGGCGCTTGTGCGGAACAGGAGCCTCAACCTGAAGAATGTGAAGCACTTCGTGTTGGACGAGTGCGACAAGATGCTGGAGCAGTTGGGTGAGTGTCCTCGCTGGGTCTGGGGGCTGTGGAGGCCCACGCAGCCGCACCCTCCTCGCCCTCGCAGCCCCCGAGATGTCAGAGCTAGGCGGGTCCTGACAGGGCAGGCCGGAGGTTTCCCTGAAGTGGGATCCCGTGGGTGGCCAGCACTCAGGTCTCCTGTAAGCGATTTTAGGGCGAGTTCTGGTGTCGGCAGAGTGACCTGCTGCTTCTGAGCTGAAGCTTGAGTGGGACCATGGCACCCCACATGAGCCGTGTCCAGGCATATGTCCACGTTAGCCCTCAGAGTACCGTGGCCTCGCTGCCTGTTGGGTTAGTTCTAGGCCCCTGCCTGCCCTCAGTGAGCCCTGACAGGGCCGGTGGGAGATGGGGCTTGTGTCCTGGGAGGCGGCTGCAGCTCTCACCCCAGCGGCTGTCTCTGCCTCAGGCTCCCCTCCCTGAAGCGTGGCTCGAGGCGCGCTGGCACGGCTGCTCCGCTCTGGCAGCGTGTAAGTGGATTGCCGCTCCTCCCGCGCCTGTGCTCACTCCGAGTCCAGGCCTTCAGGCACCTGGGACTCTCCCCTCCAGCCAGTCCTCGCTCACACCGCCCTCGTCATGGTGCCAACGGCTCCCTGGCACAGGTTGGGAGGGGCTGGATCTGGTCTCGGGTGGGGGTCGTGGTCTGGCAGGCGCTCACGCCCACCTGTTTCTTGCCCTCCCCACCCAGACATGCGGCGGGACGTGCAGGAGATCTTCCGCCTGACACCCCACGAGAAGCAGTGCATGATGTTCAGCGCCACCCTGAGCAAGGAGATCCGGCCCGTCTGCAGGAAGTTCATGCAAGACGTGAGTAGAGGCCGAGACCTCGGTGCAGTAGCTTTGGCCTCCTAGAGTCCAGGCCCTTGCTGCTCCCCCACTCCCACACTGCCCTCACGGCACACGAATGCTGGGAGGCAGCGGAGTTCTCTTCCTCGCTTGTCACACTGGGAGCTGAGAGCTTGGTTTACACTAGAGCCAGACCAGACCTTAGATGCAGCTGCTGAGAGAGGAGTATTTACTGGGGTACAGCAGGCTCTCTGGAAGCATTGCAGCAAAGGAGTCGCTCCTGGAAAGTTCTCGGCAGGCAGGATGCCCAGAAGTAAGCCCTGcctgccccttcctcctctccttccggCACAGCCCATGGAGGTGTTTGTGGACGACGAAACCAAGCTCACGCTGCATGGGCTGCAGCAGTACTACGTCAAACTTAAGGACAGTGAGAAGAACCGCAAGCTCTTTGACCTCCTGGATGTGTTGGAGTTTAACCAGGTGATGCTTCCACACTCCTGGGGCCTGTCCTGGGGCTCTAAGCCTTTGGGAGGGATTCTGGCCCTGACTGCCGCCCCCTCCCTCACAGGTGGTGATATTTGTGAAGTCGGTGCAGCGCTGCATGGCCTTGGCCCAGCTCCTCGTGGAGCAGAACTTCCCAGCCATTGCCATCCACAGGGGCATGGCCCAGGAGGAGCGGTGAGTGCATGCCGCCCTCAGAGCCCCAGGCAGGCCCCTTGGAGGGGAACGCCGCCCAGGATCCCTGTATCTGATGGCCGCCCCTTGTTCCTCCTGCGCCCAGCCTGTCACGTTATCAGCAGTTTAAGGACTTCCAGCGGCGGATCCTGGTGGCCACCAATCTGTTTGGCCGAGGAATGGACATTGAGCGTGTCAACATTGTCTTCAATTATGACATGCCCGAGGACTCAGACACCTACCTCCACCGCGTGAGTGGCCCCCCAGAGGTGTCCCCTCCCTGGTGCCCCCTTCCCAGGATTGGTGTTGGATGAGGACCTCTCCCTGCTTGTTCTCAGATCCCCAGCTTGTGTCTTGTGGCCTGACCCCTGCTCCTGTCTCCCTGCAGGTGGCCCGTGCGGGTCGCTTTGGTACCAAAGGCCTGGCCATTACTTTCGTGTCTGATGAGAatgatgccaaaatcctcaatgATGTCCAGGACCGGTTTGAAGTGAATGTGGCAGAGCTTCCAGAAGAAATAGACATCTCCACATACAGTAAGTGGCTCAGACGGGGCTGGGGGGCCACGGCGGTGGGGCCCTttcttccccccgccccctcctcacTGACCTTCCCTGTGTGTGTCCTACAGTTGAGCAGAGCCGGTAACCATGTGCCCGGATGTCCTGGAGCCTCCCTGCTTCCCACATGTTGCTTCAAGTCCTCTTCCTAGGTGACAGTGGGCCTTTCTTTTTACTGTTTAAAAGCTGTAGATTTGTgtaagaataaatttttattatggaaGCCTGGCTCCCACCCTGTCTGTTTCTGTCAGCTCTCGGCACTTGGTGGAAAACCATGGACCTGGTCTCCGAGCCCTTAGCCAGGAAGAAATGCCACTTTCTATGTCAATgtgatatttaattttaagtgTCAACACTGAAAGGTTTATACAGATAAAAAACATTACACAGTATCCACAGCCTTCACATCAGTGAGAACCCTCTGCCCTGGGGGCAGATGGGCCTCTGTACCATTAGCCTTCGGCCCTGCCCTTCTCCCACCCCTGACCTCAGTCTTAGCTTAACCGGTGCTGAGCCCCAGCACCCTGGCCTCTTGTTCTGTAGCAAAGACAGATGAGCGGGGAGGGCCAGGCTGGGCACAGGAGCCCTCAGTCTGTCTGGGCCTTGTGTGCCAGGGCAAGGGGCTGCAGTCCTGGGCTAGCTTCTGcccctgccctgggtcctggctaGGGTGGAGCTGAGAGGCAGCCAGAAGCAGGCCCAGTAGGTCCGGCTCTCCACCCTGGCTGGGTATTCTGGAGTACGGTGCCAGGTGGCAGCTGTCACCCTCCTCTCCATGGTGCGTATGGGGAccagggcaggagggagcagagcagtgggagaggagaggaggtctTCAGCATGTGCAGGAGCTGCGGAGGCCACGGGAGCCGCTGGCCCAGCCAGGACGGCGCCTTCACATGCCAGACTCTGAGGGCCTGAGGGCCTGGAGAGAAAGGAGCCCCGTGAGAACTGACCCCAGGCCCAGGTGCCTTATGGCCTGCACCCCCGCTCCAGGCTCAGCCCTTACCTGAGTCTGACTCTGGCTGGAGCCAGACCCAGAGGTGGATGTGGCGAACTCGGAGTACTTGTTCCTGGTGACCATGCAGGCCCACCTCCGGTACTCCTCCCTCACCTGTGGGGCACAGGGTGCCAGgtcaggggaggagggggccccGGGACTAgggtcccagccccgcccgcaGCCCGGCCTGCAGCCCACCTTCTTGTTGAGGAGGCAGTACAGCACAAAGAGGAAGAGGCCCTGCAGGCTGTTGAGGATGCTGAAGGTGTAGCACAGCACCCAGCTACGTTGGTCGAAGAGGAACAGGCCGAAGACCCAGGTGCAGCCCAACACAAAGAGCTGGGCGATGGCGGTGATGGTCAGCACCCTGTGGGGAGGTGGGCAGTTGCCGCGTAAGGTCTTCGCCTCACACACCCACTCCTGCcaggccccctccctgcccctgctctCACCTGgccttctttagtttctttatgTCTGGGTTGATTTCAGAAAACTTCTGAGTGAGCTTCCAGACAGTAATCACGAAGATGACAGCATTGCACTGGGTGGGGAGCACAGAATTCGGATTAGGGGGTGTCCTTGGAGCTCACAGGGAGAAAGCCGGTGGAGCCGGCTCAGTGTGGAGCCAAGCACCTCAGGTTTCCAcaggtgtggggtggggagtgaggcaGTTACCAAAACGATGAAGGTCACAGGTCCCAGGAAGCTCCAGAGGAAGCCGTTGGCGTGGTCCAACCAGCAGCTGGGCGAGAAGGGAGGGGTCTGGTCAGCACCCAGTAAGCCCAGAGGGCGGGGTCACAGGCGAGCAGGGGCACTGTGTTTGGGTGCAGCCTCCACGCCCTGGCCCTCTCCCACCACCTCGCACTCACTACTGGGGGCGGCCGTAGCCCTGGCTCTTGATGGCTGCCGAGACGGCCACGATGAACAGCGGCACGCCGTAGCCGATCAGGCACAGCCAGCGCTTTCTCAGGCCTTGGCCTTGGAACACGCGCACCACGAGGAAGTAGAGCTCCACGCCCTCGAGGCTCATCCAGCAGAAGGCGGCCAGGAAGCAGTAGTGCAGCATCGCGGCCACCAGGCGGCAGCGCAGCCCAAcctgcggggcgggggcggggcggagggaACAGGTGACGTCAGCGATGGGCGGGCCCGACGCCGGATGGCAGGCGGAGTCAGGGCGTGGCCGTGCGGGGTTTAAAGCGGGCGAATGGGCGAGGCCCTGGGCTTCCCGGGCCCGACCACCGGACCCAGCTGGGAGTGGGCGGGGCTATTCCACTCAGGGCCCTCGCAGGTAGGTCTAGCGCTCAGGCGAGAGTGGGGCCTTCCACGGGGCGGGGCCTCACCTGGCCGCCTTCGTTCTCGATGCCCGCCAGGAAGATGGTAGAGCCCACGAAGAGGCAGATGCAGAGGTGCAGGTGCACCGTGGTGCGCGAGCCCTGGATGGGCCGCACCAGCAGGAAGGTGAGAATGCACAGCAGCAGGCAGACCAGCGACAAAGCCAGTCCCACCTTGGTGATCAGGGCCAGCTTCCAGTCCTGGATGCAGGACGGGGTGGGCGGGACTCGATTAGTGCTCTGAGGCCTTCCTGCCCTCCTTGTGGGCCCCACCACCAGCAGGCACCTGGGACCTGGCCTGTAGGACTCTGATCAGTGGCTCATCTCCCCCCCACCTCTTCTGCCATCAACATCTGAGTAAACCTGCTGTGTCTCATCCTAAataccgccccccccacccccatgggtGCAGCAGGGATCCCTAGTTCTTCCGGATGGGCTTCTCCACTACACACCCAGACAACTCTCCTGAGAAGGTCCCCAGTGAGGCCTCAATGGCTGCAACCTTCTTTCCCAACACTGATGAGCCCATCTCTCTGACCCTCATCTCTATCTCATCTCTTGCCCCTCCTACACCTGGCCACACCTATGAGCTCCTCAAAACCCACATTTTTGTCCTTCCTGGGCCTTGGGCCTGGACCACCAgcctcccctcctctgcctggcCCATTCCAGGTACTCACATGGCCCAGCGTATCTATGGGTCCCTCTGAGGCCACATACAGAAAGCTGTGCTCCCTCAGGAGCTTTTAGGGATATTTAACAACTTGTTAGGGGGTGAGCGGTCAGAGGGGCACCGGCTGGAGCAGGGCCTGCAGTGCCAGGCCACTCTGTTTATTTGCTGGGTCATGTGGAGGTCTGGGGGGGTCCCAGGGAAGGCGCTGGGAGGTGTGGTGTAGGGCCGCCTGGGCTGTGCAGCCATACAGAATCAGGTGGACCGTACCCCCAAGAACCAGCTGCCTGTCTCACCGAAGCCAACCGTGCCCCCTGTGGGCTTTTGCGGATGGCCCCTGGTCTGCTCACCTCCACATCGTAGTGGGCCATGAGGATGGCAAAGCTGCTCAGATgattgcattggcaggtggtgcTGCCATTCCCGCTGCCCAGCGTCTGGCAGCCCGAGGTGGACCAGTACCCTCTCCTGTTGCTGTCACTCCTCCAGAAGGCGCAGATCAGCTCCTGCCTTGTCCTGGGCATCTCCCACTGTGAGCAGGTAGGGGCGGTGGTAGAGGTTAGCCTGGATCCCACTCTTGGGTACTGGGCTTGGGTTGAACCCAAAGAGGGCTGTTTTTCATTTGGCCTTTatctactgagcacctactgtgtgcgtCAGGCCAGGGGACACGGGAGTAAACAGGGCAGACACAAGTCCCTGTCCTTCTGGGGCTGACAtactagtgggggagacagacagaaaataataaaCCTAATAAATTTTCAATAAGTAAACTAGATAGTGTGTTAGAAGGTGCTgagttcaaaagaaagaaagaaaagagcaaaggggaaaggtgagtcgtgATTACagattgtaatttaaaataagcaggtcagggaaggcctagaaaaggagatgacatttgaacaaagactGGAGACAGGTAAAGGACTGAGTCATGTGGAGGAAAGGTGTCctaggcagagggcacagcaagtgcaaaggccctgagatacCTGTAAGGAAGGAGCAGAGTGGGTGGAAGTGGGGAAACAAAGGCTGCAGAGGGACCACGGTGACCTTGGCCATGGGGTGAGCAGTAGGGCtgaacccccctccccacccaaggACTCACAGGGTGGGAGAAAGCGAAGGTGACCTTGGAGTTGAGTTTATCTGTGTTCGTGTTGCTCAGAAAGACCAAGTTGACGGCTGAAAGAAGCCTGAGCTGGGCACCGCGGACAGGACTTTCGTAGATCTCTTCCAGCTCAGTTTTCTTCTCCAAGTCCAGGTCCAAAGAGGCATTGGCCAGCAATTTCTGCATGTTCGGGCTGGAGAGGATTCCTACCACGGTGGGACCTGGGGGACAGACACGCTGGCTACCTTCTGCTCTGCTTCCTTCTGTGCCCCATCCTCCCTCCTAAGATGTCTAATTCAGGCTCACCAGTCCACTGTGATGCCTGGAGTCCCTCCCCATGGGTCAGTTTTCAGTTGCTGCATATTCGGAATCTCACCCCTAGCCATATCCCAgcttctccatccctctccctcaggTGCCCACTCCGGATCCTGCCATTACCGGACTTCTCGGCTCCAGCTGCCACGGCCCAGTCCAGCAGCATCCGTGCCTGGCTCTGGCCCACAGTGATGTTTCCATTCCCCTGCTCCTGGACCATCAGGGACAGCTCTGAGGGGACAGGGGGCAGTGATCAGGGGCTCTGGGTGTATGAGGGGGGCCCGGGGCTGGGGCGGAGCAGGACGGGGTCTCACCTGTGTCCCCAGGAGAATGGTAGATGAAGGAGCCATTAGACATGGCTTTGGCCAGGGTCCTCAGGATTTGTTCGAGGCCTGAGAACAGGTAGGTGGCTGTGTGGTGCCTGGAAGACAGGTCCAAGGCCTCCAGGTCCCCTGGGGTTTTCAACAGGTCATCCAGTGACATGATGAGGTACTGTGGGTGTTGGGTGACAGCTGCTGGGTCATTGCACCACAGGGGCTGCCTGAAGGACCCTGATCTCACCTCCCCTCACCCCGCCCCCACAACTGGGGTACACACTGGAGAACCACCTGGGTTGCCTGGGGGACAGACACAGGGGAATCTTCAAGACACTGCAGTAGCCAGAAGACAAGTAAGGGGACTGAGTATATGCCTGCGTGCACGTATTATAACAACGACAGCGCTTAACATTTATCAGGCACAGGCCCTTTCCTGCCCCAGAACGGTTGCCCCGAGCCACAGGTGTCGCTTGAAATATGGCTCCACATTGAAATGGTAATAGTTTGAATCTATTGGGTTATATGCAATTTTCacattaatttcacttgtttacttttactcttaaatttattctttacttttatatcttattattttttatttttattttgcggtacgtgggcctctccctgttgtggcctctcccgtt
This window harbors:
- the ADGRE5 gene encoding adhesion G protein-coupled receptor E5 isoform X2; this encodes MGGPHSVALFVFHVLCVLLTLSEAGSRNTTACARPCPPNSSCVRGTTCRCAPGFSSSSGEDFTDIFGSCDDINECGPPLTVSCGKLADCQNTEGGYDCMCSPGYELISGTTMFKNESENTCRDVDECQQKPKVCKGRSVCINTPGSYICRCPPGLKLNLEDPRHCTDVNECTSGRNPCHNSSHCFNLVGTYKCHCRPGWKPVPGAPSSPNNTVCEDMDECSSGQHQCHNSTICVNNVGSYTCRCRQGWVPKPGFQDKQMGTISCEEISFPTWTAPPEIKSQSLSDFFERVQKMSIDFNSALPQETIQYLIMSLDDLLKTPGDLEALDLSSRHHTATYLFSGLEQILRTLAKAMSNGSFIYHSPGDTELSLMVQEQGNGNITVGQSQARMLLDWAVAAGAEKSGPTVVGILSSPNMQKLLANASLDLDLEKKTELEEIYESPVRGAQLRLLSAVNLVFLSNTNTDKLNSKVTFAFSHPWEMPRTRQELICAFWRSDSNRRGYWSTSGCQTLGSGNGSTTCQCNHLSSFAILMAHYDVEDWKLALITKVGLALSLVCLLLCILTFLLVRPIQGSRTTVHLHLCICLFVGSTIFLAGIENEGGQVGLRCRLVAAMLHYCFLAAFCWMSLEGVELYFLVVRVFQGQGLRKRWLCLIGYGVPLFIVAVSAAIKSQGYGRPQYCWLDHANGFLWSFLGPVTFIVLCNAVIFVITVWKLTQKFSEINPDIKKLKKARVLTITAIAQLFVLGCTWVFGLFLFDQRSWVLCYTFSILNSLQGLFLFVLYCLLNKKVREEYRRWACMVTRNKYSEFATSTSGSGSSQSQTQALRPSESGM
- the ADGRE5 gene encoding adhesion G protein-coupled receptor E5 isoform X1; translation: MGGPHSVALFVFHVLCVLLTLSEAGSRNTTACARPCPPNSSCVRGTTCRCAPGFSSSSGEDFTDIFGSCDDINECGPPLTVSCGKLADCQNTEGGYDCMCSPGYELISGTTMFKNESENTCRDVDECQQKPKVCKGRSVCINTPGSYICRCPPGLKLNLEDPRHCTDVNECTSGRNPCHNSSHCFNLVGTYKCHCRPGWKPVPGAPSSPNNTVCEDMDECSSGQHQCHNSTICVNNVGSYTCRCRQGWVPKPGFQDKQMGTISCEEISFPTWTAPPEIKSQSLSDFFERVQKMSIDFNSALPQETIQYLIMSLDDLLKTPGDLEALDLSSRHHTATYLFSGLEQILRTLAKAMSNGSFIYHSPGDTELSLMVQEQGNGNITVGQSQARMLLDWAVAAGAEKSGPTVVGILSSPNMQKLLANASLDLDLEKKTELEEIYESPVRGAQLRLLSAVNLVFLSNTNTDKLNSKVTFAFSHPWEMPRTRQELICAFWRSDSNRRGYWSTSGCQTLGSGNGSTTCQCNHLSSFAILMAHYDVEDWKLALITKVGLALSLVCLLLCILTFLLVRPIQGSRTTVHLHLCICLFVGSTIFLAGIENEGGQVGLRCRLVAAMLHYCFLAAFCWMSLEGVELYFLVVRVFQGQGLRKRWLCLIGYGVPLFIVAVSAAIKSQGYGRPQYCWLDHANGFLWSFLGPVTFIVLCNAVIFVITVWKLTQKFSEINPDIKKLKKARVLTITAIAQLFVLGCTWVFGLFLFDQRSWVLCYTFSILNSLQGLFLFVLYCLLNKKVGCRPGCGRGWDPSPGAPSSPDLAPCAPQVREEYRRWACMVTRNKYSEFATSTSGSGSSQSQTQALRPSESGM